From a single Lewinella sp. LCG006 genomic region:
- a CDS encoding SGNH/GDSL hydrolase family protein, with translation MQQHLQILLLSLLLPFFAAGQDWANLSRYQMDNQALREANTEIPKVVFMGNSITEGWPGHVPGFFQNPAYVNRGISGQTTPQMLVRFRQDVIALQPVAVVILAGINDIAGNTGPTTVTAIMDNITSMAELAKANGIEVILCSVLPAAAFPWAPDIEPIAEVLALNSMIKAYCGVNNFTYVDYFSAMADAENGLQAALTYDGVHPNKAGYEVMAPLVEAAIEEVLVK, from the coding sequence ATGCAACAGCACTTGCAAATTCTCCTCTTATCCCTCCTCTTGCCCTTCTTTGCTGCAGGGCAGGATTGGGCCAATCTAAGTCGTTACCAAATGGACAACCAAGCCTTGCGTGAAGCGAATACCGAAATCCCCAAAGTCGTCTTCATGGGTAATTCCATCACCGAAGGCTGGCCGGGGCATGTGCCTGGCTTTTTCCAAAACCCTGCTTACGTCAATCGAGGTATTAGCGGACAGACAACGCCCCAAATGCTGGTACGCTTCCGCCAGGATGTCATTGCCTTGCAGCCCGTGGCTGTCGTTATCCTGGCCGGTATCAATGATATTGCGGGCAATACGGGCCCCACAACGGTAACGGCAATCATGGACAATATCACCTCCATGGCGGAGCTGGCCAAAGCCAATGGCATTGAGGTGATTCTCTGTTCTGTGCTCCCGGCCGCGGCTTTTCCCTGGGCGCCAGATATTGAACCCATCGCAGAAGTGTTGGCACTCAACAGTATGATCAAAGCCTACTGCGGTGTGAATAATTTCACTTATGTCGATTACTTTTCTGCGATGGCTGACGCCGAAAATGGCCTCCAAGCTGCCCTGACCTACGATGGGGTGCACCCCAATAAGGCGGGTTACGAAGTGATGGCCCCCTTGGTGGAAGCTGCGATTGAAGAGGTATTGGTTAAATAA
- the rluF gene encoding 23S rRNA pseudouridine(2604) synthase RluF, protein MDKSNDNSVSLNKYISSTGICSRREADRFIEEGLVKINGSIAQKGNRVFPGDQVLLKGKSLKAKPPALYLAFNKPVGIVCTTDPREPKNIVNFINHPQRLFPIGRLDKPSQGLIFLTNDGDIVNKILRAGNQHEKEYIVTVDKPINARFLQRMSQGVPILGTVTQPCLIDQIDKATFRIILTQGLNRQIRRMCEYLGYEVTQLKRTRIMNVDLTGLKTGQWRELSSQEIKGINEMVRTSSKTEEASALTPKRKGGPKHRRR, encoded by the coding sequence TTGGACAAATCCAATGACAACTCGGTAAGCCTCAACAAGTACATCAGTAGTACGGGTATCTGTTCGCGCCGTGAAGCAGATCGCTTTATTGAGGAAGGCTTGGTAAAGATCAATGGCTCCATTGCCCAAAAGGGAAACAGGGTATTTCCGGGAGACCAGGTACTCCTCAAAGGCAAGTCGCTTAAAGCCAAGCCACCGGCGCTGTATCTGGCCTTTAACAAGCCCGTAGGAATCGTCTGTACCACCGACCCCAGAGAACCTAAAAATATTGTCAATTTCATCAATCACCCTCAACGGCTCTTTCCTATTGGTCGATTGGACAAACCATCGCAAGGACTTATTTTTCTTACCAACGACGGAGATATTGTCAATAAAATCCTCCGCGCGGGCAATCAACACGAAAAAGAGTACATCGTGACGGTTGACAAACCCATCAATGCACGTTTTTTGCAGCGCATGAGCCAGGGCGTACCGATCCTCGGCACCGTCACCCAACCCTGTCTTATTGACCAAATAGACAAAGCCACTTTCCGAATCATTCTCACCCAGGGGCTTAACCGTCAAATCCGCCGCATGTGCGAATACCTGGGCTACGAAGTGACCCAACTCAAGCGAACCCGCATCATGAATGTCGACTTGACTGGCCTGAAAACGGGGCAGTGGCGCGAGTTAAGCAGCCAGGAAATCAAAGGCATCAACGAAATGGTACGGACCTCCTCTAAAACGGAAGAGGCTTCTGCATTGACGCCCAAAAGAAAAGGTGGACCGAAGCACAGAAGGCGATGA
- a CDS encoding DUF547 domain-containing protein — MNAYKFLLPVILLTLLSSFLWQSCSAPRIQSNAQPVSHEIWDSLLRKHVDNNGLVDYQGMAADSNQLNKYLQLLSLNAPNKKSWSDNEKMAYWINAYNAFTVDLILDYYPVKSIKDIKDGIPFVNTVWDLKFFKIAGEDFDLNNIEHGILRKDFDDPRVHFALVCASMSCPKLQNTAFVADKLDEQLNQAAREFINEPFRNNISASPVQLSKLLDWYWGDFKGKYDSRFDLIKTYSDKTIDTSQEVQFLEYNWELNEQTPEKTKLLN; from the coding sequence ATGAACGCCTATAAATTTCTTTTGCCTGTCATTTTGCTAACGCTACTTTCCAGCTTTCTGTGGCAGAGCTGTTCTGCCCCTCGCATCCAATCCAATGCGCAACCTGTGAGCCATGAAATATGGGACAGCCTTCTCCGTAAACACGTCGACAACAATGGCCTTGTCGATTACCAGGGTATGGCAGCCGACAGCAACCAATTAAACAAGTACTTGCAGCTATTGAGCCTCAATGCGCCCAATAAAAAAAGCTGGTCCGACAATGAAAAAATGGCCTACTGGATCAATGCTTACAATGCCTTCACGGTAGATCTCATCCTCGACTATTACCCTGTCAAAAGTATCAAAGACATCAAAGACGGCATTCCTTTCGTAAATACGGTTTGGGATCTTAAGTTCTTCAAAATCGCGGGGGAGGATTTTGATCTTAACAACATCGAACACGGCATTTTACGCAAGGATTTCGATGACCCAAGGGTGCACTTTGCCCTCGTCTGTGCGAGTATGTCTTGCCCAAAACTCCAAAACACTGCCTTCGTGGCAGATAAATTGGACGAGCAACTGAACCAGGCGGCCCGTGAGTTTATCAACGAACCTTTCCGCAACAATATCAGCGCCAGCCCCGTGCAACTATCCAAACTCCTCGATTGGTACTGGGGAGATTTTAAAGGCAAGTACGATAGCCGCTTCGATCTGATAAAGACCTATAGCGATAAAACCATCGACACCAGCCAGGAGGTACAGTTTCTCGAATACAACTGGGAACTCAATGAACAGACGCCGGAGAAGACGAAGCTTTTGAATTAG